The DNA sequence GCCCGTCGCGGAGAGGAAGACCACGCTGCGGTACGCGGACAGCCCGGCCGTGGTGAACGTGCCCGGGTCGGTGGTGGCCGTGACATCGATGTCATGACCGGCAGCGAGTTGTTTGATGGTGTCCACGGCGCGCGAGACCGGGTCCTGTTGCTCGGCCACCGGGCCGTGGAACACGAGGACCGCGGTCCTCTGCGGTTGCGCCGCCTGCGGGGCTGCTGCCGATCGTGGCGCGGCCGCAGCCGCCGTGGTCGCCGGAATCAGTGCCGCGAAGGCCGCTACCGCGGCAAGGGTTCGTCGTAGTTTTCTGGTCATGCCCGTCCCCACTTTCGGTTGGGTCAGCTTCCGTGCGTGTGGGTGTGGCCCTGGAACCGGTGGATCGCCTCCTCGGCGCCCGGCGGCATGCTGCCGTCGGCGTTGCGCACCAGGAAGATGCCGGCCATCCCGCCGTCGGAGTGGCTCTGCACGTGGCAGTGGTACATCCACGCGCCGGGTCCGACACCCTCCCCGGCCAGCACCTGGAAACCGAACGAGCTGCCCGGGTTGAGGTCCTTGTTGTCGATCACCAGGCTCGGGTCGCTCGGCCCCTCCAACATTCCGGTGCGGTTGTCCGCCCACCGGTGCGCGTGCAGGTGGAAGGTGTGGAACAGGTTGCCGTGGCCGATGGCCACCCACTCCACGCGCTCGCCCAGGTTCGCCTCGAACATCGGCGTCTCCGGGGCCATCCTGTTGTTGATCATCATCTCGTTGAACACGACGGTGAACTGCTTCGACGGCAGGATGTCGCCGCGCCGCCGGACGATCAGCGCCCCGTAGAGGCCCTTCGCGATACCGCCGGTGCCGTGGTCGGTGCCCATGGCGTGATCGTGGTAGTGCCAGTAGCCGGCGCTGCCGGGCATGTACCGCCGGCCGGCGGCGGCCACCATCTCGTGGGAGCGCCAGACGTACGTCCGCGTCTCGCCGGGGTTGTTGAACGAGGCGTTGAACGGACTGCCGTCGGATTCGGTGCTGTAGTCGACCCCGTGCGGGTGGATGGACAGCCGCTGCGTCGTGGTGTTGACCAGGGTAATCTCCAATGTGTCACCCTCGTACATCTCCAGGGTCGGCCCGGGGACGGTGGCCTGACCGGGTGCCAGGCCGTACCCGTACAGGCCGCCGGGCACCTGCTCGGCGTAGATGGTGACCTTCTTGGTGACGCCGGTGGCGGCTCGGGCGGGGCTGCCTCCGAACGCGGCGCCGATCGCCGGGGCGGACGCGCCCAACGCCCCGGCGGCGAGCGCGCCGGTAGCGATCAGAGATCGGCGGGACAGGTGGCGGTCAGCGCCAATGGCGTGATCGTCCATGGGTCTCCGTTCCCGACCGGGCGAAGACGCGACGAAGGCAGGGTGCATCGACCCGAGCACGGGGGCGGTGGCACGACTGAGGGTGAGGCTCGTCGCGAACTTGCTCGGAAGACTCAAAGCTTTCGATGGATGACAGCAACTTATGTAATCCATCGACGAAAGTACAGCCCTGATTGCAAAAAGATTACCTTGACGTCACGACGGCCATCGATTGACATGAAGCTGACACACAAGCAGGAGCGCAGACGACGACGCCGGGTTGCCCTCGATGGGGCAACCCGGCGGACCGGCGTACGGCAGCTGCGCTCAGAGCTTGTGGCGGTCGTCCGCCGGCAGGGCGGGGGCCTCCGGTGGCTCGGGCGACTGGACGGGAAGACCGAGCTGCGCGACGCGGGTCGGGTCGAGCACCCGGGCGAGGAAGGCGCGGGTCCGCTCGTGCTTCGGCGCGCCCAGCACCTCCTGCGGCGGGCCCTGCTCGACGACCACGCCACCGTCCATGAACACGACCCGATCGGCGACCTCGCGGGCGAACGCCATCTCGTGGGTGACCACCATCATCGTCATGCCGTCCTCGGCCAGCTTGCGCATGACGGTGAGCACGTCGCCGACCAGCTCCGGGTCGAGCGCGGAGGTCGGCTCATCGAACAGCATCAGCTTCGGCTCCATCGACAGCGACCGCGCGATGGCCGCCCGCTGCTGCTGCCCGCCGGAGAGCTGCGCCGGGAAGGCGTCGGCCTTGTCGCTCAGCCCGACGCGCTCCAGGTTGGCCCGTGCGATCCGCGCGGCCTCGGCGCGACCGCGTCGCAGCACCTTGCGCTGCGTGACGGTGAGGTTGTTCAGGACGGTCAGGTACGGGAACAGGCTGAACGACTGGAAGACCATGCCGATGCCGCGGCGGACCGCGTCGATCTCGACGTCCGGGTCGGTCATCTCGACCCCGTTGACCCAGATCCGCCGGTTCTGCGCATTCCTCGACTTCCCCTACCATCCCCGGCTGCACGCGCACAGCGCTCCACGCGAGTCGCACGGCCCGGCAGGCGACCGACGCCTGCCGATCGACAGGCGCGTCCGAGCTCTTTGCGACGAGCTGACCGAGCGGCTCGATCGCGCCGTGGCCGACACCCGATCCGAGACGGAGGCGGCCGATCGTGGCTGAACCCACAACCCGTACCGCGAAGGCGAGCACCTCGGCTGAGCCCGTTCGCACGGTCGGCGGCATATGGGTGCACCAGATCTTGGTCCGGCGCACGGCCATCGGCCAAACAGTGGCGCCGCCGGCTCGGTGCTTCAGCACGTCCAGCAGGAGAGCGAACCTTAGTTCGTGCTGCGTTCCCTGCCGACGCAGCGACCTCACCAACGCGGTCGTGCGCCAGGTCGTCGTCGATGGCTTAATACTCCAGCCGGGGATGTTGACCTCGGCTGAGCTGCGGTTTGGTGCGGTGGGGGTACGAGGACAGCCACCGTCGATCATGGACGGTTGTGTGGACTGACCATGACGCAGCGGTGGCTGCCGGATACAGGGTAGACGCCCAGCGGTGGCGGGTGTTGTTCGACGAGCTGATGTTGACGGTCGGGCGGCGTTTCCGCAGGCCCGAGCCGCGCCGCCGGGTTCGTGACTTCGTCCGAGGGCTGTTGGCGCCGCTACCGCGGAAGAACTGCTGGAGCATCGCTGAGCACGCCGGGGACGCCAGCCCGGACGGGATGCAGGACCTGCTGACCCGGGTGACGTGGGACGACGCTGAGGTTCGTGCCGATGTCCGCGAGTTCGTCGGTGAGCATCTCGGTGATGTCGAGGCCGTGCTGGTCATCGACGAGACGGGTGATCTGAAGAAGGGCCGGCACACCGTCGGGGTACAGCGGCAGTACTCGGGCACGGCCGGGAAGATCGAGAACTGTCAGCTCGCCGTGCACCTGGTCTATGCCACCGAGGCTGGGCACGCGATGCTCGACACGGCCCTCTACCTGCCGAAGTCGTGGTGCGACGACCCTGATCGCCGCGCCGAGGCCGGTGTCCCTGAGCAGGTGCGCTTCGCGACCAAACCGCAGTTGGCGTCCCGCATGATCGCCGCCGCGGTCACCGCTGGGCTGCCGTGCCGGTGGGCGACCGGCGACGAGGCCTACGGCAGCGATCCGCGGCTGGCCGCCCGGCTGCGTCAGCTACGACTGGGCTACGTCCTGGCCGTGGCCTGCTCACATCAGGTGATCACCGGCCTGGGCATCTACCGCGTCGACGGCCTCGCCGCCGAGCTTCCCGACACCGCCTGGCAACGGCTCTCCGCCGGTCGAGGCGCGAAGGGCCACCGCTACTACGACTGGTCCTTCGTCGCCCTGCCCCACGCCACCGACGCCCACGGCGGGCACCACTGGCTGCTGATCCGCCGCAGCCGCCGCACCGGTGAACTGGCCTTCTACCGCTGCTGGTCACCCGAGGTCGTCTCCCTCGGCACTCTCGTCGCGGTCGCCGGCCGGCGCTGGAAGATCGAGGAGTCGTTCCAGGCCGCGAAGACTGGCCTCGGCCTCGACCAGCACCAACACCGCCGCTGGACCTCCTGGCACCGCTGGAGCACCCTGGCGATCCTCGCCCACGCGTTCCTCGCCGCCGCGACCACCGAGCACCGCCACCGCTACCAGCCGGTCGGGCTCATCCCCCTGACTGTCAACGAGCTACGCCACCTGTTCCACGTCCTGATCATCGAACCCACCCGCCGACTCTGCGACCCGCTGCTCTGGTCAATCCGCCGACGCCGCCACCAAGCCCGCGCCATGAACAGCCACTACGCCCGACAAGCCCTCATCGAGCCGTGATCACGATCCCCGGCTGGAGTATTAACCCTCCTTGGACCGCAACTCGATTCACCGCTCGGCGATCCCGCCCAGTATCTGGCCGCCGGCGTCGGCCAACGCCTGCGTGAGATCGGTAGAGACGACAAGTGGTTGCCTCACTCGTCGTCGGCCGGTCAGAGTGACCTGTGAAGCCGGGCGGCGCCGTACGAAAGACCGAGACACCGCTGTCGCTGGCCGGGTCGTGAGCGTCGCTGGGATGCTCACCGGCTTTAAGGCTTCACCCGATGGAGGTGACGTGATGGATTTCGTGGAGCTGGTGATCGACGGTCCCATCACTGTCGATCGCGACGACCTCGAAGATGAGCTCAACAACGCGCTCCTCGGACTCGGCGAGGTGACCGGCGCCGGAACGAGTGAGCAGGGCTCTCACCTTGACGTCGACATCCTTGCGGCAGCGGACAGGCAAGCCGTCCTGAACGCCATCTTCGGGGTGCTCGCCACCCTAGACGTTGGTGAGTCCGTGCGGGTCCGGCTTGGCGATGGGCAGACCTGGGTCCGCCCGAGCGAGTGGGAGCTTGCCGAGTCCCGCTGACGCCTGATATTCCCGTCCTAGCTGATGGTTGACGGAGGGGCCTAGGAAGATTCGGAGGGTTCAGCCGAGACGTGCTTGGGGTGGGGTCAGATCGTTGTGATGCTCGACTGAGCGGTGTCCTGGCCCGGTGTATTCGGTGAGGGTGAACCGGCGGTGGTCGTCGGTGGGGCGGACGGTGACGGCGGTGATGCGTTCGTCTTCGAAGCGCAGCGTGAAGACGGGATCTTGGTCGCAAAGGAACGCGAGGCCGTCGCGGTCCTCGTCGGTGTCGCTGACGAGGTGGCCATGGGCGCCCCAGCCGGCGTCGCTGGCGGTGATCACGACGGCCACTTCGACGCTGCCGAGAAGGGTCGAGGTGTTGGCCCACCAGTCCAGCCAGCAGCGGCCCTCGAAGCGGTCCATGCCGTCACCCCCATTCTTACTGGACGTTTGTTTCGCGTTCGCATCAGTCACCTTTTCCAACCTGGCAGTCACGCTCTTCCAGCAGCGGCAGGTGTCCACCGGTGTCCGTGGTGGTCCGCCGCCGCGCGTGCCGATCGTCACCCACTTAGTCACCCGACCCAGGCCAGGGCATCGCTCACTTACACCGACTCCGCTACGGTCGCACTGTGGATCCTCGATCTAAACGAGCGGATACCGGACGGTTACTCGGCACGCTGTTGCTGGTCGCTGGCTTCCTGACCTCGCTGCTCACCATGTCATCGGGCTACGACGGCGTGAAGCCGTATCTCGTTGCGTTTTTCCTCATCCTGACTGGCATGGGACTGCGCATTGAGGCCGCCATCACTGACCGGAAGTTGTAGCCCTCGACCTGGCCGGCCATCCGGCGCGCGCCACGTCATGCGGACCTTGACGCACGGACGGAGGGTCTGCTGCGCCGATAGGTGACATCTGAGACGGCTTGCCCTGCGGGCGGGCTAAGGGACGTCTCGTAACTCGGTGGCCGGTCCATGGTGGATCATGGCGGGGTGCAGGTGATCTCGGCGGCCTGCCCGGAGTGGATCTTTCCGTTCACCGGGCTGCAGCCCGCCCAGTTCCGCAGGTTGGTCCGGCTGGTCGCCGAGCGTGGCGGTGACGCAATCGCTGACGGTCGTCCTGGCCGTCAGTGGTCTCTCGACCTCGCCGACCGGGTCTTGTTGGTCGCCGCGTACTGGCGCACCAACCTCACGATGCGCCAGATCGGCCCACTGTTCGGGGTGTCGCACTCCGCCGCCCACCGGGTCATCGACACCGTCGGCCCCCTGCTCGCTCTGGCACCGGTACGCCGGCGTCGGGTCGACCAGATCACCATCGTCGACGGCACCCTCATCCCGACCCGGGATCACCGCCTGGCCGCCCCGAGCAAGAACTACCGCTACTCGACGAACCTGCAGGTCGCCATCGACGCCCACACCCGCCTCGTCGTCGCCCTCGGCGACCCGCAACCCGGCAACCGCAACGACACCATCGTCTACCGCACCAGCGGCATCCAGCAAAAACTCGACGGGCGGCCGGTCATGGCCGACGGCGCCTACCGCGGCAACCCCGAGGTGATCATCCCGTACCGCAAACCCGCCAACGGCAGCGATCTACCCGACTGGAAGAAGGACCTGAACAAGCAACACCGCACCGTCCGAGCGCAGGTAGAACACGCCCTCGCCCGCATGAAGACCTTCAAGATCCTGCGCGACTACCGCCGCGCCGCCCACACATTGACCGGCACCGCTTCCGGCATCGCCCACCTCCACAACATCATCCTCACCGGGTGACACCAGCACCGGCGCCCGGCAACGCCTTCACCGAGTTACGAGACGTCCTCTAGGAGGATGTCGCTGTGCCCAAGCCTTACCGCGAGAGTTCCGTGATGACGTCATGCGGGTGGCTCGCGACCGTGATCCGGGCGTGACGGTCGAGCAGCGCCAGGGATTTCGAAGTTCACCCGATGACGCTGTTCAAGTGGCTGCGCCAGGCCGACATCGACGCCGGCACCGAGCCTGGCGTCAGCGGCAGCGACTCGGCCGAGCTGCGCGAGGCCCGCAGGTGGATCAAGTTGCTGAAGGAGAACGAGGTCCTGCGACGGGCCAGTTGTGCAGCGTCTCGTGGTTGACGCTGGCTCCCGACCCATGTCACGGATCGTGCGACCGGAGCCGAGCACCAACGCCGCATCCTGGCGCCGGAACTCATCGGAGTACTTGCTCTGTCGAGCCACAGCGGTTTCCTCCTCCTTGGCAGGATGCGAAGTCAGAAGGTGTCCGGTCTGAGGGGTCACCTCATTCCGCGCGCGCCCTGCGGCAGATTCATGTAGGGCGAGCAGGCTCAGATGTGGGCTGGGCAACCCGGGAGTTCGATTCCGCTCATTATCATCTTCGTGCCGCGAGCACAGCTGGGGCGTGGCAGTCGACTGGGAGAGGATCATGGCGGCGGAGGTTTGGAGCGTTCTGCCGGAAGGGCAGCGGCTCCCGTGGTTGTTCACGCCCTTCGAGCGTGTCGGCCCGTTGGAATTCGGCATGACGCACGACCAGGTTCAGGTTGCGGTGCAGGGTTTCCTCAGAGTCGCCGCCTGGCAGGGCACATCGGGCGGTGACGGGTGGGCGGATTTCTGGCTTGAGCAGCCACCCGGTGCGGGGTTCTCCGGGCCGGCGGTGACCGCCTACTACGACGCGTCGATGGCACTCGCAGGTATCGCGCTCAATGCGCTGCGTGGCCCCCAGTTGACCCTTGGGGGAATGCGGCTGGTGGGACAGACGCCGTCGCGCCTTGAGGACGAATTCAGTGACTACCTCGCGGCCCACAGCATGGAGTTGCGGTACTCGCAGCACGCCGATCCGTGCTCACCGCACCTAGTACTCCAGCCGGGGATCGTGATCACGGCTCGATGAGGGCTTGTCGGGCGTAGTGGCTGTTCATGGCGCGGGCTTGGTGGCGGCGTCGGCGGATTGACCAGAGCAGCGGGTCGCAGAGTCGGCGGGTGGGTTCGATGATCAGGACGTGGAACAGGTGGCGTAGCTCGTTGACAGTCAGGGGGATGAGCCCGACCGGCTGGTAGCGGTGGCGGTGCTCGGTGGTCGCGGCGGCGAGGAACGCGTGGGCGAGGATCGCCAGGGTGCTCCAGCGGTGCCAGGAGGTCCAGCGGCGGTGTTGGTGCTGGTCGAGGCCGAGGCCAGTCTTCGCGGCCTGGAACGACTCCTCGATCTTCCAGCGCCGGCCGGCGACCGCGACGAGAGTGCCGAGGGAGACGACCTCGGGTGACCAGCAGCGGTAGAAGGCCAGTTCACCGGTGCGGCGGCTGCGGCGGATCAGCAGCCAGTGGTGCCCGCCGTGGGCGTCGGTGGCGTGGGGCAGGGCGACGAAGGACCAGTCGTAGTAGCGGTGGCCCTTCGCGCCTCGACCGGCGGAGAGCCGTTGCCAGGCGGTGTCGGGAAGCTCGGCGGCGAGGCCGTCGACGCGGTAGATGCCCAGGCCGGTGATCACCTGATGTGAGCAGGCCACGGCCAGGACGTAGCCCAGTCGTAGCTGACGCAGCCGGGCGGCCAGCCGCGGATCGCTGCCGTAGGCCTCGTCGCCGGTCGCCCACCGGCACGGCAGCCCAGCGGTGACCGCGGCGGCGATCATGCGGGACGCCAACTGCGGTTTGGTCGCGAAGCGCACCTGCTCAGGGACACCGGCCTCGGCGCGGCGATCAGGGTCGTCGCACCACGACTTCGGCAGGTAGAGGGCCGTGTCGAGCATCGCGTGCCCAGCCTCGGTGGCATAGACCAGGTGCACGGCGAGCTGACAGTTCTCGATCTTCCCGGCCGTGCCCGAGTACTGCCGCTGTACCCCGACGGTGTGCCGGCCCTTCTTCAGATCACCCGTCTCGTCGATGACCAGCACGGCCTCGACATCACCGAGATGCTCACCGACGAACTCGCGGACATCGGCACGAACCTCAGCGTCGTCCCACGTCACCCGGGTCAGCAGGTCCTGCATCCCGTCCGGGCTGGCGTCCCCGGCGTGCTCAGCGATGCTCCAGCAGTTCTTCCGCGGTAGCGGCGCCAACAGCCCTCGGACGAAGTCACGAACCCGGCGGCGCGGCTCGGGCCTGCGGAAACGCCGCCCGACCGTCAACATCAGCTCGTCGAACAACACCCGCCACCGCTGGGCGTCTACCCTGTATCCGGCAGCCACCGCTGCGTCATGGTCAGTCCACACAACCGTCCATGATCGACGGTGGCTGTCCTCGTACCCCCACCGCACCAAACCGCAGCTCAGCCGAGGTCAACATCCCCGGCTGGAGTACTAGGGGTGGTGCTACGCGCGCAGCGAGCCGGCGACGTGGTGCTGAGCCGCCCAGTGATGGTGACAAAGGCATGGGCCGCTCGCTGCTGGGATACCAGCGAAGGGCCCATCCCGCCAGGGGAGTGGAAGACCTTCGAGTGGTGACCCCGCCCAGCCGCCCGCTGGTAGGCGTCCTCGTCAGCCAACGTGGGCCGTCTGTCGTCAACGCACCGAACCGCCAAGTCCGGGTACCCGCTTCTCGAACCGAGCGCAGATGCGTTACGGCACGCCGTACGACGAGATCGGCGGCATGGACATCCTCGCGTTGAGCCCGGGTGAACTGTGCTTGGATGCCGGCCTGCCCAACGCGGCGCCGGGGTCGGGGCGTCACTGGCCCTCGAAGGGTGGCAAAACCGTTCGAGTCGGGCCAGGCACCGGCAAGCCCGCTCAACGATGATCAGGCTCCCGAGAGCGATCCAGGAGGGGCCCACGTCGGCTGCAACCGCACTGAGCGCGGCCGATCCGGATACCTGGTCCTCGTCCTTCAGCAGCGGCTGACCGACAGTCGGTAGGTGAAGCCTCAATTGAGGTTAGACGTCTGCGGTCCAGGGTTCTCCGACGCCCGCGCGTACCGCAATCCGTCCGGGCGGTAGGTCAAGAACGTCGATCAGGGTGGGGTCCTCGTCGACGGCATGGTGCAGGTGTCCGACCTTGCCGGTGCCGCCGCTCGCGTCAGAGGCTCCGATCAACTGCCAGACGCCGTCGTCCGCGTCGTGACTGACGAACAGGACAGGCTCGTGGCGTTCGAAGACTTCAGGGGTCTGGATACAGGTGGTGCCGAGCAACCAGTGCCGCATCCAACCGGCTCGCCGATCATGCTGCATGACGTGGTCGGCCACCCACCAGACGAACGGCAGGTCCTCGTGGGCCCGCGACTCATCCGCGCTCAGGTGCGGGCCGCCCTGCGGAACCTGCTCGAACGGCTCATCGACGAGCGAGAACGCGTGACCACCCTCGTGCGCGAAGATGACGGCGTGGAACGTGCCACCGCCAGGATTGCCGGCACCAATCCCGATGGACAGACGGGCGGCGTGCGGGTCCGAGCCGGTGGTCCACCCGAACGCGTACGACGCCAACTCGCCACGCGGCCCCACGAACTCGCCGAACGCACGCCGGTCCACGCCTGTGACATCGGCCGTGGGCACCTCGACGAGCGCACCCTCCAACACCTGGATCTCCACGCCGGCAACATAGCTGATCGAAGACATCGACCCGCAGGCACACGCCACCGCCAATCACTTCTGAAGCACGCCCTAGCAGCGGCAGAAGTTTGGCTCCGGCCGTCCACATCTGCGGGACCGGCTGCAGTACCGTCGTGCCGTGCATTTCGTGTATCGCTCCCACTACGAGGGCCGGTTGAGTAAGCGGGTCCGGCGGCTGCCGGACGAGACCGTGCTGAATTGGTTCCGGCGAGGCTGGGACTGCGACGATCCGGAGTCCTGGGTCGAGGACGAGCTGGGCGGTGACGTCTACGGCCTCGATTCTGTCTTCGAGGCGGCGCGGAAACACGGCCTGTCTCGGCCGGCAACGACCAGCGAGCTGCGCGAGCTCCTGCGTGAGCACTTGTACGTCGAGGGTGACGAGGACTTCATCCGCCTCGACGATCACAGCCTTCGGGTACGGACCGATGACGACGAGGTGGAACTGGCCTACTTCTTCCTCGATGACGAGGTGGTCGCGACCGCCCACGACCGGTTGGCATACCTGTTCCAG is a window from the Micromonospora sp. DSM 45708 genome containing:
- a CDS encoding multicopper oxidase domain-containing protein, producing MDDHAIGADRHLSRRSLIATGALAAGALGASAPAIGAAFGGSPARAATGVTKKVTIYAEQVPGGLYGYGLAPGQATVPGPTLEMYEGDTLEITLVNTTTQRLSIHPHGVDYSTESDGSPFNASFNNPGETRTYVWRSHEMVAAAGRRYMPGSAGYWHYHDHAMGTDHGTGGIAKGLYGALIVRRRGDILPSKQFTVVFNEMMINNRMAPETPMFEANLGERVEWVAIGHGNLFHTFHLHAHRWADNRTGMLEGPSDPSLVIDNKDLNPGSSFGFQVLAGEGVGPGAWMYHCHVQSHSDGGMAGIFLVRNADGSMPPGAEEAIHRFQGHTHTHGS
- a CDS encoding IS701 family transposase, which produces MLTVGRRFRRPEPRRRVRDFVRGLLAPLPRKNCWSIAEHAGDASPDGMQDLLTRVTWDDAEVRADVREFVGEHLGDVEAVLVIDETGDLKKGRHTVGVQRQYSGTAGKIENCQLAVHLVYATEAGHAMLDTALYLPKSWCDDPDRRAEAGVPEQVRFATKPQLASRMIAAAVTAGLPCRWATGDEAYGSDPRLAARLRQLRLGYVLAVACSHQVITGLGIYRVDGLAAELPDTAWQRLSAGRGAKGHRYYDWSFVALPHATDAHGGHHWLLIRRSRRTGELAFYRCWSPEVVSLGTLVAVAGRRWKIEESFQAAKTGLGLDQHQHRRWTSWHRWSTLAILAHAFLAAATTEHRHRYQPVGLIPLTVNELRHLFHVLIIEPTRRLCDPLLWSIRRRRHQARAMNSHYARQALIEP
- a CDS encoding transposase family protein; translated protein: MQVISAACPEWIFPFTGLQPAQFRRLVRLVAERGGDAIADGRPGRQWSLDLADRVLLVAAYWRTNLTMRQIGPLFGVSHSAAHRVIDTVGPLLALAPVRRRRVDQITIVDGTLIPTRDHRLAAPSKNYRYSTNLQVAIDAHTRLVVALGDPQPGNRNDTIVYRTSGIQQKLDGRPVMADGAYRGNPEVIIPYRKPANGSDLPDWKKDLNKQHRTVRAQVEHALARMKTFKILRDYRRAAHTLTGTASGIAHLHNIILTG